From one Anopheles cruzii chromosome 3, idAnoCruzAS_RS32_06, whole genome shotgun sequence genomic stretch:
- the LOC128274282 gene encoding fatty acid synthase-like, giving the protein MSASTTPITSDESIVITGIAGKYPRSDSVSHFADNLYNKVDLVDDKEDRWRHLYAGIPKRLGKLNNLGKFDAEFFDSGFKETHSMDPQQRLLLEHCYEAVLDAGLNPADIRGSRTGVFIGVSIAETEIYWTYKKSKSPFNKSILGFARSMYATKIARVLDLKGPTMAVDTACSSSMYALDWACKAIRSGQCDGAIVAGTNLTLHPYITLQFALLGVLAADGYCRPFDKNASGYSRSEANAVILLQKAKDAKRIYAHVVNTKTNCDGYKLEGITFPSNKIQKQLLDELYSEVPYDPKDICYVEAHSTGTIVGDPEECDAIEKVFCPGRTEPLLVGSVKSNIGHSEAAAGICSITKCVIAMQNKLIPPNINYTEPRTDVPSLLNGKLKVVDQPTPLEGPLVAVNSFGFGGANAHALLHNYPKEKIDGGCPSDGLPRIVLWTGRTDAAVDLFLEGLVGQRFDAEFFALTHNIQRKQIPNMNSRGYAMLNGGPDGTAGLLHKGTTVTISKKHVQLPLMLVFGEITGSWQTYGESFDKIPQYAICVAECLQAIRECGFDAFDETKQQDDPVQQILWTFIVQVGVYRMLHCMDLIVDQYAGYSVGQITCAYLSGALSLHDALRVAYAQGYLIKAHRSDETLSLENVSSNRMLSAKLAKVLKPLRLHSASTKWFNPCQLQSFEMYNPSLKAALYESLGADVAILEPLKGLTSNLQDSFGRFLFALGEVFLKGYEMNLLNLYPSVQFPVSQGTSMISSRLRWNHSDDWHVPNFRMTRMVDQATSEYTVSLAEQDFIAGHCIDGRILIPATGYLFYVWDSFSANMGIIPEEMPVEFSEVEFLRATTLTGDQQVLLTVDLNDVTGNFEVREGSALVVTGRIQPLKNHTPSKAQKTNTNAIVLPTKDFYKELRLRGYHYGGLFKSVVEAAQDGSRARIEWKQNWTALLDCILQVAIIAVDSRSLVIPTRIDSIKIDPIQQKAADQTSDNAVPTYAVTFDPELNLLQCGAIEIRGLNASTISRRLPPGVPVLESYKFAPFYPQHTLQPADAASVIIQTILENQPTLLFTVTEVHSPTRSPILSLFGDAIGDLPLVKAYLTLLSGTKPEPIPNVTISEDKLMKQRNVLLLICENLFADDEFISDAINCLSEQGFILLRETLGNSIKEGHRRLQLVNTLPLENEIFMLFQQKKSTMSTSADAHVIKVSTEDPTISWLLELKQICSQIRKGNSILIHAGTGGIGIAAIRVCLAYGLDVFTTVSTKEKREFLLSYFPALNPDNIGNSRDITFENLIKLRTNGRGVDFVLNSLSEEKLQASVRCLAKGGHFLEIGKYDMMKDSKLAMSLFQKGLSFSAVLVDLMFREKRELMKHLQKLIMNDMKRGIIQPLPTTIFQAHEIEQAFRFLATAKHIGKVVLKIRDNENDLTSVPISYLPRIYCHPEQSIVIAGGLGGFGLELADWLIIRGCRKLLLSSSRGVTKPYQQYRINTWKTYGVNVHISTEDIATEQGCRRLLHQAIDLGPIAGIFNLAVQLRDAIIENQSVDKFAECLAPKANATQHLDVVSRELCPMLKHFVVFSSVSCGRGNAGQSNYGMANSIMERIIERRVADGLPGKAIQWGAIGEVGIVADMQEDKIDMEIGGTLQQRLSSCIQVLDQLLSSSEPIVASMVVAEKRSSSGGAKNIVEAVMNIMNIRDMKSVSVESTLADIGMDSLMAVEIRQVLERDFDIILTPQDLRTLTFSKLQKLADSKAENEAQESVAKQLQLEDLLASFGDETASHHTVLRLPSRSTDLEYDLAVLIIPGIESVCSPAWTKIASEINAPTFILQSFAKATDEQTIPGIVDSVFEEMFEAVFAKCKQFLVIGYSFGSLLALEIVKRLEAHSLHGKLMMIDGSPLYLQRFASHHITGADDEHLQADILSLVLSFALPAVSSDTMKQIMSESSYEGRVSKMLELRTDENPFSPDYIRKMMRVLFFRLKAAMNMSTETKQKLVSQMVLVRSGMINDIEEDYGLSGFTTASLIVKIIDGTHQTMLSNAELIEIINKDTL; this is encoded by the exons ATGTCTGCGAGCACCACTCCGATCACCTCGGATGAGTCAATCGTGATCACCGGTATCGCCGGCAAGTACCCGCGGTCGGATAGCGTCAGTCACTTTGCTGACAATCTGTACAACAAG GTTGATTTGGTGGATGACAAGGAAGACCGATGGAGACATCTGTACGCGGGCATTCCCAAGCGGCTCGGAAAGTTGAACAACCTCGGCAAGTTTGACGCGGAGTTCTTCGACAGTGGTTTCAAGGAAACGCATTCGATGGATCCTCAGCAGCGTCTGCTGCTGGAGCACTGTTACGAGGCGGTGCTGGATGCTGGTCTCAACCCAGCCGACATCCGGGGTTCCCGCACCGGCGTGTTCATTGGAGTATCAATTGCTGAAACTGAAATCTATTGGACGTACAAGAAATCCAAATCACCTTTCAACAAGTCCATCTTGGG GTTTGCGAGAAGCATGTACGCTACGAAAATCGCGCGTGTCCTCGATTTAAAAGGGCCTACGATGGCGGTTGATACCGCCTGTAGTAGCTCGATGTACGCTCTCGATTGGGCTTGCAAAGCCATTAGAAGTGGCCAATGTGATGGCGCCATCGTAGCCGGTACCAATCTTACTCTCCATCCGTACATCACGCTACAGTTTGCACTCCTGGGAGTTCTGGCTGCGGATGGATACTGTCGGCCGTTCGATAAAAATGCGTCAGGCTATTCGCGCTCCGAAGCCAATGCCGTTATTCTGCTGCAGAAGGCAAAGGATGCCAAACGCATTTACGCGCACGTTGTCAACACGAAAACCAACTGCGACGGATACAAGCTCGAGGGAATCACCTTCCCGTCGAACAAAATCCAAAAGCAGCTGCTGGATGAGCTGTACTCCGAGGTGCCGTACGATCCCAAGGACATCTGTTATGTCGAGGCCCACAGCACCGGAACGATCGTCGGCGATCCGGAAGAGTGCGACGCCATCGAGAAGGTGTTTTGTCCGGGCCGCACggaaccgctgctggtggGTTCGGTTAAATCGAACATCGGACACTCGGAAGCTGCCGCTGGCATCTGTTCCATCACCAAGTGCGTCATCGCAATGCAGAACAAGCTCATTCCGCCGAACATTAACTACACCGAGCCCCGGACGGATGTCCCGTCGCTGCTCAACGGGAAGCTCAAAGTGGTTGACCAACCGACACCTCTCGAGGGCCCGCTGGTGGCAGTGAATTCGTTCGGCTTCGGTGGTGCCAACGCGCACGCACTGTTGCACAACTATCCAAAAGAGAAGATTGATGGAGGATGTCCTTCGGATGGGTTGCCTCGGATAGTGCTTTGGACCGGACGAACGGACGCGGCGGTAGATCTGTTTCTGGAAGGGCTTGTTGGGCAACGCTTCGATGCTGAGTTCTTCGCATTGACCCACAACATTCAACGAAAGCAGATTCCAAACATGAACTCCAGGGGTTACGCCATGCTGAATGGTGGTCCCGATGGCACGGCAGGGCTCCTTCACAAAGGCACCACGGTCACCATTTCGAAGAAGCACGTACAACTTCCCCTGATGCTGGTGTTTGGTGAAATCACGGGCAGCTGGCAAACGTACGGTGAATCGTTCGACAAAATCCCACAGTACGCGATCTGTGTCGCGGAGTGTTTGCAGGCCATCAGAGAGTGTGGTTTCGATGCGTTCGATGAAACGAAGCAGCAAGACGACCCCGTGCAGCAAATCCTGTGGACGTTCATCGTCCAAGTGGGAGTGTACCGGATGCTGCACTGCATGGACTTGATTGTGGACCAATATGCTGGTTACTCGGTAGGACAGATCACATGTGCTTATCTGAGCGGGGCTCTCTCACTTCACGATGCTCTGCGCGTAGCCTATGCGCAAGGATATCTGATCAAAGCACATCGGAGTGACGAAACCCTAAGTCTTGAGAATGTTTCGTCAAACAGGATGTTGAGTGCTAAGCTAGCGAAAGTGCTGAAACCGCTTCGTCTCCACAGCGCTTCGACCAAATGGTTCAATCCTTGTCAACTGCAGTCCTTCGAAATGTATAACCCCAGCTTGAAAGCAGCTTTATATGAATCTCTTGGCGCCgatgttgccattttggaGCCGCTGAAAGGCTTGACCTCAAACTTACAAGACAGTTTCGGCCGCTTCCTGTTCGCCCTTGGCGA GGTGTTTCTAAAAGGATATGAGATGAATCTACTCAATCTCTACCCATCGGTTCAGTTCCCGGTTTCGCAGGGTACATCAATGATTTCTTCACGACTTCGGTGGAATCACAGCGATGACTGGCATGTTCCCAACTTCCGAATGACGCGAATGGTTGATCAGGCAACTTCCGAATATACCGTTTCACTGGCCGAACAAGACTTCATCGCTGGCCACTGTATCGATGGACGAATTCTCATACCTGCTACCGGATACCTGTTTTATGTATGGGACTCATTTTCAGCCAATATGGGAATCATCCCGGAAGAGATGCCTGTTGAATTCTCTGAAGTCGAGTTTCTACGTGCAACTACTCTTACTGGAGATCAGCAAGTATTGTTGACGGTAGATTTGAACGATGTTACGGGAAACTTTGAAGTACGCGAAGGTTCCGCACTGGTGGTAACGGGACGCATTCAGCCTCTTAAGAACCACACTCCATCAAAGGCGCAAAAGACTAATACCAACGCAATTGTTTTGCCAACAAAAGATTTCTACAAGGAGCTTCGCCTTCGAGGATATCACTATGGGGGTTTATTCAAGTCCGTCGTCGAAGCCGCCCAAGATGGTTCTCGGGCAAGGATcgaatggaaacaaaactgGACCGCCCTGTTGGATTGTATACTTCAAGTGGCCATCATTGCAGTGGACTCCCGATCGTTGGTAATTCCCACCCGTATCGATTCCATCAAAATCGACCCTATACAACAAAAGGCTGCCGATCAAACTAGTGACAATGCTGTGCCCACGTATGCTGTAACATTTGACCCCGAGCTGAATCTGTTGCAATGTGGTGCAATCGAGATACGGGGACTCAATGCAAGCACCATCTCTCGTCGTCTTCCGCCCGGAGTGCCAGTTCTTGAGAGCTACAAGTTTGCTCCATTTTATCCTCAGCATACTCTTCAACCAGCCGATGCAGCATCTGTAATCATCCAAACTATTCTCGAAAATCAGCCCACACTGCTCTTTACGGTCACGGAGGTGCACTCACCAACACGATCGCCGATACTTTCACTTTTCGGAGATGCCATAGGAGATCTTCCTTTGGTAAAGGCATATCTTACTCTTCTCTCCGGCACGAAACCTGAGCCGATACCGAACGTCACCATCTCAGAGGACAAGCTCATGAAGCAACGAAATGTGCTGCTACTGATTTGCGAAAATCTCTTTGCGGATGACGAATTCATATCGGATGCCATCAACTGTCTTTCGGAACAGGGTTTCATTCTTCTGCGTGAAACTCTTGGAAACAGCATCAAGGAAGGGCATCGTCGGCTGCAGCTTGTAAACACTCTGCCcctggaaaatgaaatattcatgCTATTCCAACAGAAAAAGTCCACGATGAGTACGTCTGCCGATGCACACGTTATCAAAGTTTCTACCGAAGATCCAACGATTTCCTGGTTGCTGGAACTAAAGCAGATCTGCTCACAAATCCGGAAAGGAAACTCCATTCTCATCCACGCTGGAACCGGAGGCATTGGAATAGCTGCCATTCGTGTGTGCTTAGCATACGGCCTGGACGTGTTCACCACTGTGagcacaaaagaaaaacgggagTTTTTGTTGAGTTACTTCCCAGCCTTAAATCCAGACAACATCGGCAACTCGCGGGACATTACCTTCGAAAATCTCATCAAACTACGCACCAACGGTCGTGGCGTTGACTTCGTGCTAAACTCTCTCTCCGAGGAAAAGCTTCAGGCATCGGTACGCTGTCTGGCCAAAGGTGGACACTTTCTGGAAATTGGAAAGTACGACATGATGAAGGACTCCAAGCTGGCGATGTCGCTCTTCCAGAAGGGACTCTCCTTCTCGGCGGTGTTGGTTGATCTGATGTTTAGAGAAAAGCGAGAGCTGATGAAGCACTTACAAAAGCTCATAATGAATGACATGAAACGGGGAATCATTCAGCCTCTGCCCACGACCATCTTCCAAGCACATGAGATCGAACAAGCGTTCCGTTTCTTGGCTACCGCTAAGCACATAGGGAAAGTGGTGCTCAAGATTCGTGACAACGAGAACGATCtcacttccgttccgataTCATACCTTCCGCGGATCTACTGTCACCCGGAACAAAGCATCGTTATTGCTGGAGGCCTTGGTGGCTTTGGACTGGAGTTGGCTGATTGGTTAATCATTCGAGGATGCCGGAAACTGTTGCTCAGTTCAAGCAGAGGAGTGACGAAACCTTACCAGCAATATCGCATAAA TACCTGGAAGACTTATGGCGTGAATGTGCACATTTCGACCGAAGACATTGCTACCGAACAAGGATGTCGTCGGTTGCTGCACCAGGCAATCGACTTGGGACCTATCGCTGGAATCTTCAACCTGGCCGTTCAGCTCAGGGACGCCATTATCGAGAACCAATCGGTGGACAAATTTGCAGAGTGTCTTGCTCCCAAGGCGAATGCTACGCAGCATCTTGACGTCGTCAGTCGAGAGCTGTGCCCAATGCTCAAGCACTTTGTCGTTTTCTCTAGCGTTTCGTGCGGCCGGGGCAACGCTGGCCAATCTAACTACGGTATGGCTAACTCCATTATGGAACGCATCATCGAACGTCGGGTCGCTGATGGGCTACCTGGAAAAGCTATCCAATGGGGCGCAATCGGTGAGGTCGGCATTGTGGCCGACATGCAGGAGGACAAAATCGATATGGAGATTGGTGGAACCCTTCAGCAGAGACTCTCCTCCTGCATACAGGTGCTCGATCAACTTCTCTCGTCGAGCGAACCCATCGTGGCCAGCATGGTGGTGGCCGAGAAGCGCAGCTCCAGCGGTGGGGCAAAGAACATTGTTGAAGCTGTTATGAATATTATGAATATTCGCGACATGAAGTCCGTTTCCGTTGAAAGCACCCTGGCCGACATCGGCATGGACTCGCTGATGGCTGTCGAGATTCGACAGGTCTTGGAACGCGACTTTGACATCATTTTGACTCCTCAGGATTTGCGCACGCTGACATTCTCCAAGTTGCAGAAACTAGCCGACTCCAAGGCAGAGAACGAAGCTCAAGAGTCCGTTGCCAAACAGTTGCAGCTCGAGGACTTGCTGGCTAGTTTCGGTGACGAAACAGCTAGCCATCACACGGTTCTCCGTTTACCGTCTCGATCGACCGATCTTGAGTATGATCTGGCCGTTCTAATCATTCCAGGCATCGAATCCGTTTGCAGCCCAGCTTGGACGAAAATTGCCTCCGAGATCAATGCTCCTACCTTCATATTGCAATCATTCGCCAAGGCCACCGATGAACAAACCATTCCCGGCATCGTTGACTCCGTATTTGAAGAAATGTTTGAAGCAGTCTTCGCGAAATGCAAACAATTTCTGGTCATTGGATACTCGTTTGGGTCTCTGTTGGCCCTGGAAATCGTAAAACGCCTGGAGGCGCATTCACTGCACGGCAAGCTAATGATGATCGATGGCTCTCCGCTATATCTTCAACGCTTCGCCAGCCACCATATTACCGGGGCGGACGATGAACATCTGCAGGCAGATATACTGAGTCTTGTGCTGTCGTTTGCTTTACCAGCAGTTTCATCCGATACGATGAAGCAAATCATGAGTGAATCTTCGTACGAGGGTCGTGTTAGCAAAATGCTAGAGCTCCGCACCGACGAAAATCCTTTCTCACCAGACTACATCCGGAAGATGATGCGTGTCTTGTTCTTCAGGTTGAAAGCAGCGATGAATATGAGCACCGAGACGAAGCAAAAGTTGGTTTCTCAAATGGTTTTAGTTCGTTCCGGCATGATCAACGATATCGAAGAAGACTACGGTTTGAGTGGATTCACCACTGCATCGCTTATTGTGAAGATCATCGATGGCACTCATCAAACGATGCTTTCGAACGCAGAATTGATCGAGATCATCAACAAGGACACCCTATAA